The sequence TGGCCGGCTGCGCCCTGGTCGGCGGCGAGACCGCCGAGCACCCGGGCCTGCTCGGGCCGGACGAGTACGACGTCGCGGGCGCCGGTACCGGTGTGGTCGAGGCGGACGCGCTGCTGGGCGCCGAGCGGGTCCGGGCCGGCGACGTGGTGATCGCGATGGCCGCCTCCGGTCTGCACTCCAACGGCTACTCGCTGGTCCGCCACGTGCTGCTGAACCAGGCCGGCTGGAAGCTGGACCGCAAGGTCGAGGAGTTCGGCCGCACCCTCGGCGAGGAGCTGCTCGAGCCGACCCGGATCTACTCGCTGGACTGCCTGGCGCTGATCCGGGCCGCCGAGGTGCACGCCTTCTCGCACGTCACCGGCGGCGGCCTGGCGGCCAACCTGGCGCGGGTGGTCCCGGCCGGGCTGCACGCCCGCCTGGACCGCGGCACCTGGACCCCGCTGCCGGTCTTCCGGACCGTCGCGGAGGTCGGCAAGGTGGCCACCCTGGAGATCGAGAAGACGCTGAACATGGGCGTCGGCATGGTCGCGGTCGTCCCGCCGCACTCGGTGGACACCGTGCTGTCGGTCCTGGAGGACCGCGGCGTGGAGTCCTGGGTGCTCGGCGACATCGTCGACCGCACCGCCGAGCACGCGGACGGCGCGGCCCTCTACAACGCCTACGAGGGCTTCGCGGCCGGCTGAGCACGGGGAACGCGAACACGAGGAGGCCCCGTCGGCAGCGAGCCGGCGGGGCCTTCGTGCAGGGTCTTCGCGCGGACCTTCGCGCAGGGTCCCGGGAAGGGGCTTCGGGCGGGTCTTCGGGCGGGGCCGCCGCCGAGGCGGGTGCGGGGCCTTCCGGCGGGCCGCCGCGAGAGTGCGGGAACGCCGAAGACCGGCCTGGTGCGCTGGGCACCTGGCCGGTCGGGTCGGACTGGGAGACTACGCGCGACGGCGGGCCTGGGAGGGCCCGGTACCCGACTCGGCGTCATCGTCCTCGTCGTCATCGGCGTAACGAGCCGCGTACTCCGCGTAGGGATCGTCGTCCTCCTCGTCCTCCTCGATCGGCTCCGGCTCGATCGGGGAGGTGGAGGGCGATACGCCCAGCTCGCTGGAGAGACGATTGGCGTCGAACCCGCCGCTGTTGTACTTCAGCTCGCGGGCGACCTTCGTCTGCTTGGCCTTGGCCCGGCCGCGCCCCATGGGTCGACCCCCTCAACGATGGGGCTCACGGCCCCGAGTCTGACACGTGTTCATGATCAAGAGCGGCCTGCCCGAATGGGGAGGACCGTCCCTTGGAGCATTAACGGTACCTGTTTCTGCCGCTGGACGGTACGTCGTCGGTGTGACGTGGCGCGCACCGGCCGCACCCGCGACCAGGTCGTCCCAGGTCAGGGGAGGTTTTGCGGCTTTCTGCACGCTGTCCGGAGGTGTCTCGGGTCCGTTGTTCCCGGATCGATTATCCCCCCTAGGGGGGCTTCGGATCACCCGATCGGAGGCAGAATCGAGAATCCGGTTCCACATCGTGATGCGCGGGGGACGGCGCCCGGCCGCCCCCCGCGCGCACCGGTCCGGATCAGCCCCGGCGGGCCGTCGGCAGCAGCACCGAGCGCAGCGCGCTGATCTCGCGCATCCGCTTCTCGGCGAGACGGTCGGCCGCGACGGCCGGCGGCACGCCGTCGGAGGCGGCCCGGGTGAAGATCTCCAGGGTGGTGTCGAAGATCTTCGTCGCCTTGTTCTTGGCGCGCTCGAAGTTGAAGCCGTCGATCTCGTCGGCGACCTGGATGACACCGCCGGAGTTCACCAGGTAGTCCGGGGCGTAGAGCAGGCCGCGGTCGGCGAGGTCCTTCTCGACGCCCGGGTGGGCCAGCTGGTTGTTGGCGGCACCGCAGACGACGGAGGTGCCGAACTCGCCCAGCGCGGCCACGGTGTCGTCGGTCAGGGCGCCCCCGAGCGCGCAGGGGGCGTAGACGTCCAGCTTGGCCTGGAGCAGCGCGGCGGTGTCGGCGACGACCTCCACCTCCGGGTGGGCGGCCCGCACGCGGTTGACGGCGGCCTCGAAGGGGTCGGTGACGACCACGACGGCGCCGTCCGCGACCAGGTGGCCGACGAGGTAGTGGCCGACCTTGCCGACGCCGGCGACGCCCACGCGCTTGCCGCGCAGGGTCGGCTGGCCCCAGCGGGCCTGGGCGGAGGCGCGCATGCCCTGGAAGACGCCGAAGGCGGTCAGGATCGAGGAGTCCCCGGCGCCGCCGTTCTCGGGCGAGCGACCGGTGACGAACTCGGTCTCGCGCGCCACGACGTCCATGTCCTGGACGTAGGTGCCCACGTCGCAGGCGGTGATGTAGCGGCCGCGCAGCGACTCGACGAAGCGCCCGTAGGCGCGGAGCATCGCCTCGTTCTTGTCCTTGTTCGGGTCGCCGATGATGACGGCCTTGCCGCCGCCGAGGTCGAGGCCGGCGAGCGCGTTCTTGTAGGACATGCCGCGGGAGAGGTTGAGCGCGTCCTCCAGCGCCGCCTCCTCGGAGGCGTACGGGAAGAACCGGGTGCCGCCGAGGGCCGGGCCGAGGGCGGTGGAGTGGACGGCGATGATCGCCTTCAGTCCGGAGGAGCGGTCGTGGCAGAACACGACCTGCTCGTGGCCGTCGCCGGTGGCGCCGTCCTGGGAGTTGCCGAAGATCCTGCCGAGCACGCCGGGTGCGGAGTGCGTGGTGGCGGCGGTCTGTACGTCGGTCACTGTGGTGACTCCAGTATTCGAGGCCCGCTGCGGTGGTGCGGGCGCCTAAGGCGAAGCGTAGTCGCGCGGGCCCCGCCGGTCCGCCCCCTTGGCGAAGCTCGGTACGACTGTCCGAATACTGGGACGGCAGGGCCGTCATCAGGCTGTTCGCGCACCTCGGGTGCGTCCGCGAACGGGCCGCCGCAGGACCGGTCCGACCGACCGCTCCCGGTCGGCGGGGGGTGCGTGGGACGATGCAGGACGTGACCGTCGTCCGTACCTCCGTGCTGCCGCCCTACGCCGCGCACCTGCGGGTCTACGAGCCGCTGGCCGCCTACCCGGAGCCCGAGCGGGCGCGCTGGCAGGCCTACGCGGCGGAGCACGGTCCCGACGCGCCCGAGGCGGGCCGCTCGGTGGCCGCGGCGGCCCTCGCCGAGCAGCGCTCGGCCCTCGCCGAGCTGATCGGCCGGACCCCGCGGGCGCTGCCGGACCGGGAGGCCGAGCGGGCCTTCGTCCGGCTGGTGGACGGGGTGCTGTACGTCTGCCCCTGGGCGACCAGGCTCCGCACCTGGCAGGCCCTGGAGGAGCTGCGGGCGGGGGCTCCGGTGGCGCTGCTGGACACCGCCCTGCCGCCGGCCACCCGGGAGGTGGCGGAGGCGGACCGGGAGCGCTGGCGGGCCGACCACCCGGACGCCCGGCCGTGGATCCTCACCAGCCGCTGGGAGGTGCCGGTCCGCTGGTTCCTCCCGTTCGGGGACGAGGATCGATGCTTCGTTCCCGCAGAGAGGGGGGAGAAGGGGGAGGGAGGGGAACGGGGGGACGGGGCGTCACTGTTCTATCTGACGCCCATGGCGCAGGCGCGCCGCCGGGTGGCCCGGGCGTACCGGGCGCTGCGCGAGGCGGTGCCGGAAGGGGAGCTGGTGCGGGGGGCGGAGCAGGTCGGGCGGTGGCTGGAGGAGTTCCATCCGCGGTCGCTGGTGGAACTGGACTACGGGGGGCTGGTGCATCTGCTGGGGCCGGAGCGGCTGTTGGCGGACCGTTCGGCGGGCGAGCTCGAGGACGGGCTGCGGGCGCTGCGGGCGGGGGACGCGACGGAGGCGCTGCGCGCGTACGAGGTGCTGACCGCGCGCTGGCGGCGGGTGCTGGCACTGCGCCACGCCAACTGAGCGGCAGGGCCGGTGGGAGGGGCCGGGCGGGGCGGCGGGAGGGCCGGTCCGGGGACGGTGGGAGGACGGGCCGAGGCGGCGTCATCGCTGGCCGGTGGGGGTGTCGGTGGTACTTGTAAGACTGTAAGAGTCCTACGGCCCGAGCCGCATGACCAAGGTCCTGGTTCGGGTCAATACCTACCGAACGTGACACTACTCACCGTTGACGCGAACTTACCCCTATGTGCAAAAATGGGACAACCAGCCCAACTTCACGTGAGCGTGCCCACTTTTGGGTGGTTCTGGAGTCGATGCGCGCTTTGCGGGAAAACGGCGGGTCTGGTCCGCTCGTAACCGAATGTCACTATAAGGTGACTGCCCGTTATGGGGTGGTCCATCGCCATCCGTCGGCCTTGAACCCGTGAGGGGTCAATTTTGGCGGTTTGGTCGATAGGGCTGGACGGATGGTGTAGTTGTAGACACCAGGACAAGCCGTTCGTCCTATAACCGACTCGGCCCGTCTATGCCATTTCGGGCATCGCGGGCCAAGGTGCAGAATTTGAAGGATAGAACCGCCCTGGTTCGGTTCTCCCGAGGAGGCCGCTCATGACCGCTCGTACCCCCGATGCCGAACCTCTGCTGACGCCGGCAGAGGTCGCCACCATGTTCCGTGTGGATCCCAAGACCGTGACGCGCTGGGCCAAGGCCGGCAAGCTCACGTCCATCCGCACGCTGGGCGGGCACCGCCGATACCGTGAGGCGGAGGTGCGCGCCCTGCTGGCCGGTATTCCGGCCCAGCGAACCGAGGCCTGACAGAGCCTCGCTCAAGGCTCTTCGAAAGGGGCTGCTTACCGGACTCCGCCGGGTCCGGTAAGCAGCCCCTTTTT comes from Streptomyces sp. TLI_053 and encodes:
- the purM gene encoding phosphoribosylformylglycinamidine cyclo-ligase gives rise to the protein MTTDQNGATYAAAGVDIEAGDRAVELMKQWVKKANRPEVVGGLGGFAGLFDVSALKNYERPLLASATDGVGTKVAIAAAMDKHDTIGHDLVGMVVDDIVVCGAEPLFMTDYICVGKVVPERVAAIVKGIAEGCALAGCALVGGETAEHPGLLGPDEYDVAGAGTGVVEADALLGAERVRAGDVVIAMAASGLHSNGYSLVRHVLLNQAGWKLDRKVEEFGRTLGEELLEPTRIYSLDCLALIRAAEVHAFSHVTGGGLAANLARVVPAGLHARLDRGTWTPLPVFRTVAEVGKVATLEIEKTLNMGVGMVAVVPPHSVDTVLSVLEDRGVESWVLGDIVDRTAEHADGAALYNAYEGFAAG
- a CDS encoding DUF3073 domain-containing protein, with protein sequence MGRGRAKAKQTKVARELKYNSGGFDANRLSSELGVSPSTSPIEPEPIEEDEEDDDPYAEYAARYADDDEDDDAESGTGPSQARRRA
- a CDS encoding Glu/Leu/Phe/Val dehydrogenase dimerization domain-containing protein, translated to MLGRIFGNSQDGATGDGHEQVVFCHDRSSGLKAIIAVHSTALGPALGGTRFFPYASEEAALEDALNLSRGMSYKNALAGLDLGGGKAVIIGDPNKDKNEAMLRAYGRFVESLRGRYITACDVGTYVQDMDVVARETEFVTGRSPENGGAGDSSILTAFGVFQGMRASAQARWGQPTLRGKRVGVAGVGKVGHYLVGHLVADGAVVVVTDPFEAAVNRVRAAHPEVEVVADTAALLQAKLDVYAPCALGGALTDDTVAALGEFGTSVVCGAANNQLAHPGVEKDLADRGLLYAPDYLVNSGGVIQVADEIDGFNFERAKNKATKIFDTTLEIFTRAASDGVPPAVAADRLAEKRMREISALRSVLLPTARRG
- the bldC gene encoding developmental transcriptional regulator BldC, with translation MTARTPDAEPLLTPAEVATMFRVDPKTVTRWAKAGKLTSIRTLGGHRRYREAEVRALLAGIPAQRTEA